Proteins encoded in a region of the Clostridium butyricum genome:
- the mntA gene encoding type VII toxin-antitoxin system MntA family adenylyltransferase antitoxin, which produces MNLKENINKSILLLKDFNIISVYLFGSAAKNQLKPESDIDIAFLSFLDVDEYECFMKAQELAEIFKRDVDLIDLKKASTVFKAQIIGTSSLIYCNDDVKRAYFEMRALKEYALLNEERAEIIKNIQKGDKIYG; this is translated from the coding sequence TTGAACTTAAAGGAAAATATAAACAAATCCATTCTATTACTTAAAGATTTTAACATAATTTCAGTCTACCTTTTTGGTTCTGCAGCTAAGAATCAATTAAAACCTGAAAGTGATATAGATATTGCTTTTTTAAGTTTTTTAGATGTTGATGAGTATGAATGTTTTATGAAAGCTCAAGAACTTGCAGAAATATTTAAAAGAGATGTTGATTTAATAGATTTAAAAAAGGCCTCTACAGTTTTCAAAGCACAAATAATAGGTACTAGTTCATTAATCTACTGTAATGATGATGTGAAACGAGCATACTTTGAAATGAGAGCTTTAAAAGAATACGCCCTCTTAAATGAGGAAAGAGCTGAAATAATAAAAAATATTCAAAAGGGTGATAAAATCTATGGTTAA